From the Caldisalinibacter kiritimatiensis genome, the window TATATAATCATATTCAGCATTTACCATATGATTATCATGTGAAAGCTGAAACTGGAGACTTGATTCAAAGATGTACTTCTGATGTAGATACAATAAGACGCTTTCTAGCAGTACAGCTTGTTGAAATAGGTAGAGCAATATTTATGATTTCAATTGCATCGATTATTATGTTTTCACTAAATGTTAAAATGGCCTTTATAGCATTAACTGTTGTACCAATAATATTTGTATTTTCAGCTGTATTTTTTATGAAGGTTCAGAAGGCTTTTAAGATTTCAGATGAAGCAGAGGCAAGAATGTCAACAGTACTTCAAGAAAACTTTAATGGTGTAAGAGTAGTTAGAGCTTTTGGTAGACAGAAGTATGAAATTGACAAATTTGATGAAAGAAATAGTGAATATAAGAAAGTAACATATAGACTAATAAAACTTTTAGCATATTACTGGTCTTTATCAGATGTATTATGTTTATCTCAGATAGGATTAGTAGTTGTTCTAGGAACATATTGGGCAGCTACAGGAACTATTACTATGGGAACTTTAGTAGTATTTACTTCTTATGAAGGAATGCTACTTTGGCCAGTTAGACAATTAGGTCGTATTTTATCTGATTTAGGAAAGATGATGGTTTCATTAAGACGTATTGATGAGATATTGAGTGAACCTGTAGAAAAGCCTAAAAAATGCGAAATTAAGCCTAACATTGAAGGAAACATTAGTTTTAAAAATGTATCTTTTGAATATGAAGAAGGTAGACCTGTTCTTAAGAATATATCTTTTGATGTTAAGAAGGGGCAAACTGTTGCGCTAATGGGCCAAACAGGTTCAGGTAAATCTTCTTTGATTCATTTATTAGCAAGATTATACGACTATCAAAGTGGTTCTATAAAGATTGATGGAGTTGAATTAAAAAATATCGATAAAAAATGGATTAGAAAAAACATAGGTATAGTGTTACAGGAACCATTTTTGTTTTCACGTACTATAAAAGAGAACATTAGTTTAGCAAGACATGAAGCAGATGAAACCGAGGTCATTGAAGCAGCTCGAGTTGCTGCAATTCATGATGTAATATTAGATTATGATAAAGGATATGAAACTCCAGTTGGAGAACGAGGGGTGACATTATCGGGAGGACAAAAACAGAGAATAGCAATAGCTAGAACAATTATAAACGATAGTCCTATTTTAATATTTGATGATTCATTAAGTGCAGTTGATACTGAAACAGATGCAGCTATTAGAAAAGCTTTAAAAGAGCGTAAAAAAGATGTTACTACCTTTATTATTTCTCATAGAGTTTCTACATTGTCTGAAGCTGATTTAATAATCGTTTTAGATAAAGGTAAGATTGTACAATCAGGAACTCACGATGAGTTAATTGAACAACCAGGGTTATATAAAAGAGTATGGGCTATACAAAATGCCTTAGAAGAAGATTTTGAGCAAGAATTGAATAATATTGTGTAATAAAAAATTCCTAACCATTGATGTATTAATACATCAATGGTTAGGACTATAGAAAGTTATAAGTGAGAGGAATGATAATTATGAATTCATATAAAGAACAAGAATTCAGTAAAAACTTTGATTTTAGTTTGTGGAGAAGATTATTTAAATATATGAAACCATATAAGAAATTATTGGGACTATTAGCGTTTGTAATGATTGGAGTTGCAGGGATAGATGTAGTGTTT encodes:
- a CDS encoding ABC transporter ATP-binding protein; translated protein: MNPLRLLWKFMKGNRLIYLGAVISIGLAIFFSILNPLVLRVTIDSIIGNEPLDVPEWIENIIYNLGGKTVLMHNLWICAACLVFLTLLRGVFLYYKGKWSAKASESITKNIRETLYNHIQHLPYDYHVKAETGDLIQRCTSDVDTIRRFLAVQLVEIGRAIFMISIASIIMFSLNVKMAFIALTVVPIIFVFSAVFFMKVQKAFKISDEAEARMSTVLQENFNGVRVVRAFGRQKYEIDKFDERNSEYKKVTYRLIKLLAYYWSLSDVLCLSQIGLVVVLGTYWAATGTITMGTLVVFTSYEGMLLWPVRQLGRILSDLGKMMVSLRRIDEILSEPVEKPKKCEIKPNIEGNISFKNVSFEYEEGRPVLKNISFDVKKGQTVALMGQTGSGKSSLIHLLARLYDYQSGSIKIDGVELKNIDKKWIRKNIGIVLQEPFLFSRTIKENISLARHEADETEVIEAARVAAIHDVILDYDKGYETPVGERGVTLSGGQKQRIAIARTIINDSPILIFDDSLSAVDTETDAAIRKALKERKKDVTTFIISHRVSTLSEADLIIVLDKGKIVQSGTHDELIEQPGLYKRVWAIQNALEEDFEQELNNIV